A section of the Chitinivibrionales bacterium genome encodes:
- a CDS encoding MFS transporter produces MAAPKPAKQILGGVDVGSPLLRKALMFSLTDGMFCSVMVALADTFSVAAAVRLRAPAMTIALLGSAPLLIGSVGQFFLPLFLNKNQTRKHYVVASVRVQAMFLILAGITGWLPAPYNAWAYVLAFILYGSSGNLFQGIWMSWLRDCVPAGVRGRHFAWRNRFFSLVQLACAITAGILSRKYSSQNAPWMFFTIIFFIGSLFRFGSGQFLSWQYEPPQSKPPDRSEVFGFRPSKNFLWFCASVALLQGTTAIAGPFFNVWFLRDLRFDYLVFTIGTASMIVGTILFLPAWGRLIDFIGTSRVLRLTALMCAFVPVPYLFGSSPLLVWTANFFSGIAWGGFNIANFNYLLRTTEKENSDHYIAFAAAVTAVGLFVFSLLGGFLATRLPTLFDYQLQTLFLVSFACRLFVVLFFYRKFRQPEMRVEEGTFEIVNESAGYKVGMEILRQVVRALRK; encoded by the coding sequence ATGGCAGCCCCCAAACCGGCAAAGCAGATTCTCGGCGGCGTTGACGTGGGTTCGCCGCTTCTCCGCAAGGCGCTCATGTTCAGCCTTACCGACGGCATGTTCTGCAGCGTGATGGTGGCGCTGGCCGACACCTTTTCGGTCGCGGCCGCGGTCCGCCTGCGCGCGCCCGCGATGACCATAGCGCTCCTCGGCAGCGCTCCGCTGCTCATCGGGTCAGTCGGCCAGTTCTTTCTGCCCCTGTTCCTGAACAAAAACCAGACCCGCAAGCATTACGTTGTGGCGAGCGTGCGGGTGCAGGCCATGTTCCTCATTCTCGCGGGCATCACCGGATGGCTCCCGGCGCCATACAATGCCTGGGCGTACGTCCTGGCCTTCATCCTGTACGGATCGTCGGGAAACCTGTTCCAGGGAATCTGGATGTCGTGGCTGCGCGACTGCGTGCCGGCCGGCGTGCGCGGAAGGCACTTCGCCTGGCGCAACAGGTTTTTCTCGCTTGTCCAGTTGGCGTGCGCCATCACAGCGGGCATCCTCTCGCGCAAATACAGCTCACAGAACGCGCCGTGGATGTTTTTCACGATCATATTTTTTATCGGAAGCCTGTTCCGGTTCGGATCCGGGCAGTTTTTATCGTGGCAGTACGAGCCGCCCCAGTCAAAGCCGCCGGACAGATCGGAAGTGTTCGGGTTCAGGCCGTCGAAAAATTTCCTGTGGTTCTGCGCGTCGGTGGCGCTTTTGCAGGGCACAACCGCCATTGCTGGACCGTTCTTCAACGTGTGGTTCCTGCGCGACCTGCGGTTCGATTACCTTGTCTTCACCATCGGCACCGCCTCGATGATTGTGGGTACCATCCTGTTTTTGCCCGCGTGGGGCAGGCTTATCGATTTTATCGGCACATCGCGCGTGCTGCGCCTCACCGCGCTCATGTGCGCGTTCGTGCCCGTGCCGTACCTTTTCGGCTCGAGCCCCCTGCTTGTCTGGACCGCGAACTTTTTCTCAGGCATCGCCTGGGGCGGCTTCAACATCGCGAATTTCAACTACCTCCTCCGCACCACCGAAAAGGAAAACTCCGACCATTACATCGCCTTTGCCGCGGCCGTCACCGCCGTTGGGCTTTTCGTGTTCAGCCTGCTGGGCGGGTTTCTCGCCACGCGACTCCCCACCCTGTTCGATTACCAATTGCAAACGCTGTTTCTGGTTTCGTTCGCATGCAGGTTGTTCGTGGTGCTGTTTTTCTACAGGAAATTCCGGCAACCGGAAATGCGGGTGGAGGAGGGAACTTTTGAAATTGTCAATGAATCGGCCGGATACAAGGTGGGGATGGAGATTTTACGGCAGGTGGTAAGGGCGTTGAGGAAGTGA
- a CDS encoding prepilin peptidase — protein MNPAAGPFLVVVAMVLGFVLGSFFNVLIYRIPRHESIVWPGSHCPKCGRPIKAWENIPVLSFIFLRARCAGCGARISIMYPIVELCTAVAALVLYLLVIAPALSSPQTAGQVALVVLETAVLLLVIPVAVIDLFHLIIPDIITLPLLVLAVSLSFLPGGITPLQCGLGILAGGGSLFAVGLVGEYVFKKEAMGGGDIKLMAAVGAAFGWKIAILTIMFGAITGSLGGLAMIGFKKFARGYKIPFGPFLALGLWIAVLVGDKLVALYQTLLDKFIGS, from the coding sequence ATGAATCCCGCCGCCGGCCCCTTCCTCGTCGTCGTCGCGATGGTGCTCGGCTTTGTTCTCGGCTCGTTTTTCAACGTGCTCATTTACCGCATTCCGCGCCATGAATCCATCGTGTGGCCCGGTTCGCACTGCCCGAAATGCGGACGGCCCATCAAAGCGTGGGAAAACATTCCGGTGCTGAGTTTTATCTTCCTGCGCGCTCGATGCGCCGGATGCGGGGCCCGCATCTCGATTATGTACCCCATTGTTGAACTGTGCACCGCCGTGGCAGCCCTTGTTCTTTATCTGCTGGTGATCGCGCCCGCGCTCTCATCGCCGCAGACGGCGGGACAGGTGGCGCTCGTTGTTCTGGAAACAGCGGTGCTCCTTTTGGTGATCCCGGTCGCCGTCATCGACCTTTTTCATCTCATCATTCCCGATATCATCACCCTGCCCCTGCTTGTGCTCGCGGTTTCGCTCTCTTTTCTGCCCGGAGGAATAACCCCTTTACAATGCGGACTCGGCATCCTAGCCGGCGGAGGCAGCCTGTTCGCGGTGGGGCTTGTCGGCGAATACGTGTTTAAAAAGGAGGCCATGGGCGGCGGCGACATAAAGCTCATGGCGGCAGTGGGCGCGGCGTTCGGCTGGAAAATCGCGATTCTTACGATCATGTTCGGCGCGATAACCGGTTCGCTGGGCGGGCTTGCCATGATCGGCTTCAAGAAATTCGCCCGGGGATATAAAATTCCCTTTGGTCCGTTCCTCGCCCTAGGGCTCTGGATCGCCGTGCTTGTCGGCGACAAACTGGTGGCATTGTATCAGACCCTGCTTGACAAATTCATCGGTTCCTGA
- a CDS encoding CvpA family protein, which produces MHLFDIICAGLACVFVLVGIWRGFVEEIVRLVAVVAAFFAAFSLYRPAAAHLKFLHLSGAVLSVIAFLAIFTACVAAVVLLGKIIKKVVHLTVLGWMDRMCGGVLGFVKVFILIWILVIAIASLPFDKVKNWFRPSKSYAFFSGISPRLRAEGLMPKTGPVQDLLKANPLPAIKDALHDVAAAADSAAKAAGQTGKPGRAAAKPAPKPPSSTGAK; this is translated from the coding sequence ATGCACCTGTTCGACATCATCTGCGCGGGCCTGGCCTGCGTCTTTGTCCTGGTGGGGATCTGGCGCGGGTTCGTCGAGGAGATCGTCCGCCTGGTCGCGGTCGTGGCCGCGTTCTTCGCAGCGTTTTCGCTGTACCGGCCCGCGGCGGCGCATCTCAAGTTCCTTCACCTTTCCGGCGCGGTGCTCTCGGTGATCGCCTTCCTGGCGATCTTTACGGCGTGCGTCGCTGCGGTGGTGCTGCTGGGAAAAATCATCAAGAAGGTGGTGCACCTCACGGTGCTCGGCTGGATGGACCGCATGTGCGGCGGCGTGCTCGGCTTTGTCAAGGTGTTCATCCTCATCTGGATCCTGGTGATCGCGATCGCATCGCTCCCGTTTGACAAGGTCAAAAACTGGTTCAGGCCCTCGAAATCCTACGCGTTCTTCAGCGGGATTTCCCCGCGCCTCCGCGCCGAGGGCCTCATGCCCAAGACCGGGCCGGTGCAGGACCTGCTCAAGGCGAACCCGCTTCCGGCGATCAAGGATGCGCTGCACGATGTCGCCGCGGCGGCGGATTCAGCGGCAAAGGCAGCGGGCCAAACGGGAAAACCCGGCCGCGCCGCGGCCAAACCCGCGCCAAAACCGCCTTCATCAACCGGTGCCAAATGA
- a CDS encoding STAS domain-containing protein, which translates to MEIGGREVNKFHVIDVAGKIDRLKDSIILKSYINTQLEKNIVRIALNLSQVTYLDSGALNVLIYSHNALKKREGLLVVIEPNEYVKDVLDVVGLNKLVKIYATEEEFENETKHA; encoded by the coding sequence ATGGAAATCGGCGGACGTGAGGTCAATAAATTCCACGTTATCGACGTTGCGGGGAAAATCGACCGGCTCAAGGACTCGATCATCCTCAAATCCTACATAAACACCCAGCTGGAAAAAAATATCGTGCGCATCGCGCTCAACCTTTCGCAGGTCACCTACCTCGACAGCGGGGCGCTCAACGTGCTCATCTACAGCCACAACGCGCTGAAGAAAAGGGAAGGCCTGCTCGTGGTGATCGAGCCGAACGAATACGTCAAGGACGTCCTTGACGTTGTTGGACTCAACAAACTGGTCAAAATCTACGCAACCGAGGAGGAGTTCGAAAATGAAACCAAGCATGCTTAA
- a CDS encoding GGDEF domain-containing protein encodes MPSTFPMEYQPELPFEGFRQLVQEPLENDDPRSFEQIKTVFLDIPGVPADPFRILIQKLTGKIFQGREAKEHWQRMLGHKQDMQAKLGRRVNINVAAVDYFDAIASPKTGTGPATTAEELASLSNGINREEWVNRIYAPGYDMEKLKEEMLRAKRYQHALSAILLDVDDFHKVNQDFSFKMGDEILTVIVKIIKKTVRAVDILTRSSGDRFLLILPNTNKREAAELAERLRQNIQDRTKRIKALPAGVSVSLSVGQSSKEDKSPEFMKSLEYRLEEGKKKGRNAVYVCE; translated from the coding sequence ATGCCCTCCACTTTCCCCATGGAATACCAGCCGGAACTCCCCTTTGAGGGGTTCAGGCAACTGGTGCAGGAGCCGCTCGAGAATGACGACCCGCGCTCGTTCGAACAGATTAAAACAGTATTTCTTGACATTCCCGGCGTGCCCGCCGATCCTTTCAGGATCCTCATCCAGAAGCTCACCGGCAAGATATTCCAGGGCCGCGAGGCCAAGGAACATTGGCAGCGCATGCTGGGTCACAAGCAAGACATGCAGGCCAAGCTGGGCCGCCGCGTGAACATCAACGTCGCGGCCGTCGATTATTTCGACGCCATAGCCTCGCCCAAAACCGGGACCGGCCCGGCTACGACCGCGGAAGAGCTTGCATCGCTTTCCAACGGCATCAACCGGGAGGAATGGGTCAACCGGATCTACGCGCCGGGGTACGACATGGAAAAGCTCAAGGAGGAGATGCTGCGCGCCAAGCGGTACCAGCACGCGCTCTCCGCGATCCTGCTCGACGTCGACGATTTCCATAAAGTCAACCAGGACTTCTCCTTCAAGATGGGCGACGAGATCCTCACCGTCATCGTCAAAATCATCAAAAAAACCGTGCGCGCCGTCGACATCCTCACCCGCTCGTCCGGCGACCGGTTCCTGCTGATTTTGCCCAACACCAACAAACGCGAAGCCGCGGAGCTCGCCGAACGTCTGCGGCAAAACATCCAGGACCGGACCAAGCGCATCAAGGCCCTGCCCGCCGGAGTGTCGGTGAGCCTTTCGGTGGGACAGTCGTCGAAGGAGGACAAGTCGCCCGAATTCATGAAATCACTCGAGTACAGGCTCGAAGAGGGAAAAAAGAAGGGCCGGAACGCGGTCTATGTCTGCGAGTAA
- a CDS encoding peptidylprolyl isomerase gives MNRLIALASTVVLAVSLSSYAANPKVKIETSKGDIVVELYQKSAPKTVANFLAYVKDGFYDGTIFHRVIKGFMIQGGGFTKDMQEKPTKAPVVNEADNGLKNDIGTIAMARTGDPHSATAQFFINTVNNQGLNFRSKDVDGWGYCVFGKVVSGMDVVTAIEGVPVADQGPFQAVPQTQVVITKVSAVGPAVTKKTPEKTAAKDTASQKAK, from the coding sequence ATGAACAGGCTGATTGCGCTTGCGTCAACAGTGGTTCTCGCCGTTTCCCTCTCGTCGTACGCCGCCAATCCCAAGGTGAAGATCGAGACCAGCAAGGGCGACATCGTGGTCGAGCTGTACCAGAAGTCGGCGCCCAAGACCGTCGCGAACTTTCTCGCTTATGTGAAGGACGGTTTCTACGACGGCACCATCTTCCACCGGGTCATCAAGGGATTCATGATCCAGGGCGGCGGATTCACCAAAGACATGCAGGAAAAACCCACCAAGGCGCCGGTGGTCAACGAGGCCGACAACGGGCTCAAGAACGACATCGGCACCATCGCCATGGCGCGCACCGGCGATCCGCATTCGGCCACCGCGCAGTTTTTCATCAACACGGTGAACAACCAGGGGCTCAATTTCAGGAGCAAGGATGTTGACGGATGGGGATACTGCGTTTTCGGGAAAGTGGTGAGCGGCATGGACGTGGTGACCGCGATCGAGGGCGTGCCGGTCGCGGACCAGGGACCTTTTCAGGCCGTGCCCCAGACGCAGGTCGTGATAACCAAGGTGTCCGCGGTCGGACCGGCCGTGACAAAAAAGACGCCGGAAAAAACAGCGGCGAAGGACACCGCTTCGCAAAAAGCAAAGTGA
- a CDS encoding FKBP-type peptidyl-prolyl cis-trans isomerase, with product MRKILAFAIAAALAAGCGTAKKQEAKPVSQPEAAPAAQAQPAAQPAREASAKASDTATTASGLKYVVLKKGAGSTPKVGQTVMAYYTGKFLDGKVFDRTVAPSEPFKFTVGTNSVIKGWDEAFLGMSKGEKRVLIVPPQLAYGQAGVGPIPPNTTLVFEVELVDFQ from the coding sequence ATGAGAAAAATACTTGCGTTCGCAATCGCGGCCGCGCTCGCGGCAGGGTGCGGCACTGCCAAAAAGCAGGAGGCGAAACCCGTCTCGCAGCCCGAGGCCGCTCCCGCCGCGCAGGCCCAGCCGGCCGCTCAACCGGCACGGGAGGCGTCGGCAAAAGCCTCCGACACGGCGACAACGGCCTCCGGACTCAAATACGTCGTCCTTAAAAAAGGCGCCGGATCAACTCCAAAAGTCGGCCAGACCGTGATGGCATATTACACCGGCAAATTTCTTGACGGTAAAGTGTTCGACAGAACGGTCGCCCCCAGTGAGCCGTTTAAATTCACCGTGGGCACGAACAGCGTGATAAAGGGATGGGACGAGGCGTTTCTTGGCATGTCCAAGGGTGAAAAACGGGTGCTCATCGTTCCGCCGCAGCTCGCCTACGGGCAGGCGGGCGTTGGGCCCATTCCGCCCAACACGACGCTGGTGTTCGAGGTGGAACTGGTTGACTTTCAGTAA
- a CDS encoding formylglycine-generating enzyme family protein: MLFFAGALFYSFAGSHPSPSGDIKIFLPEPGAENKAADSVSADTAEPGDDAEKKQAAPPSRINMAWIESGCFVMGSPDGEGDPDEHPQHRVCLSGFYMDRYEVTQEEYQRLTKKNPSVFSKCPNCPVEYVSWTEAKEYCERTGKRLPTEAEWEYAARGGTQTRYFWGNSMDTAYVWYQANAGNKTHPVGQKRPNPFGLYDMLGNVREWCSDRFSDNTYRTSTVNDPVSVTGRYPVMRGGSWMDDAKKVRCMARASENPKTKDSMIGFRCAADK; this comes from the coding sequence ATGCTGTTTTTCGCCGGAGCTTTGTTTTATTCCTTTGCGGGCTCGCACCCTTCGCCCTCCGGCGACATAAAAATTTTTCTTCCCGAGCCCGGCGCCGAGAACAAGGCGGCCGATTCCGTTTCAGCCGATACCGCCGAACCCGGCGACGACGCCGAGAAGAAACAGGCCGCACCGCCCTCGCGCATCAACATGGCATGGATCGAGTCCGGCTGTTTTGTCATGGGCAGCCCCGACGGCGAGGGCGACCCGGACGAGCATCCGCAGCACCGTGTGTGCCTGAGCGGCTTCTACATGGACCGGTACGAGGTGACGCAGGAGGAGTACCAGCGATTGACAAAGAAGAACCCGTCGGTGTTCTCGAAATGCCCCAACTGCCCCGTGGAATACGTGTCGTGGACCGAGGCGAAGGAATACTGCGAGCGGACGGGCAAGCGGCTGCCCACCGAGGCGGAATGGGAATACGCGGCGCGCGGCGGGACCCAGACGCGTTATTTCTGGGGAAACTCAATGGACACCGCCTACGTATGGTACCAGGCGAACGCGGGGAACAAAACGCATCCGGTGGGGCAGAAACGGCCGAACCCCTTCGGCCTCTACGACATGCTCGGCAACGTGCGCGAATGGTGCAGCGACCGGTTCAGCGACAACACCTATCGAACGAGCACCGTGAACGACCCCGTTTCCGTGACCGGCCGATACCCCGTGATGCGCGGCGGCTCGTGGATGGACGATGCGAAAAAGGTGCGCTGCATGGCGCGGGCCAGCGAGAACCCGAAGACCAAGGACAGCATGATAGGGTTTCGCTGTGCCGCGGATAAATAA
- the pdxA gene encoding 4-hydroxythreonine-4-phosphate dehydrogenase PdxA, translated as MQKKTSIPLFAITMGDPAGIGPEIALKALSSSKLPKAVGIFIIGDLGVLAETAKRLKRRDKFHAMASPEDFQKGLVNVLDMKQITVGNFALGRPQANCGKASYEYVIRGIELCLDKKICGMITNPISKEALHMAGINYPGHTEILADKTGTREFSMMFAVENVYVVHVTTHVSLRDAIGLITADRVLMNIRLLYKTLLGLGVRAPRIAVGGLNPHAGENGLFGNEETEHITPAIDLAKKEGINASGPYPPDTVFTRSFKGEFDGVVAMLHDHGFVALKSRDFESGVNITVGLPIIRTSVGHGTAFDKAGKGVASEKSLLAAIEAAILLWKNKINN; from the coding sequence ATGCAAAAAAAAACATCCATTCCCCTCTTCGCCATCACCATGGGCGACCCGGCCGGCATCGGCCCGGAAATCGCGCTCAAGGCGCTTTCGTCATCCAAACTTCCCAAGGCCGTGGGCATTTTCATCATCGGCGACCTCGGCGTGCTTGCGGAAACCGCAAAACGCCTCAAGCGCAGGGACAAATTCCACGCCATGGCCTCGCCGGAGGATTTCCAAAAGGGTCTCGTCAACGTTCTTGACATGAAGCAAATCACGGTCGGGAATTTCGCCTTGGGAAGGCCGCAGGCGAATTGCGGAAAGGCCTCCTACGAATACGTGATCAGGGGGATCGAACTGTGCCTTGACAAAAAGATATGCGGCATGATCACCAACCCGATCAGCAAAGAGGCGCTGCATATGGCGGGCATCAACTATCCCGGGCACACCGAAATCCTCGCGGACAAGACCGGCACAAGGGAATTCTCCATGATGTTCGCGGTAGAAAACGTTTATGTGGTGCACGTGACCACGCACGTGAGCCTGCGCGACGCCATCGGCCTCATTACCGCGGACAGGGTTTTAATGAACATCCGCCTGCTTTACAAAACGCTGCTCGGGCTCGGCGTCAGGGCGCCGCGCATCGCCGTGGGCGGGCTCAACCCGCACGCGGGCGAGAACGGGCTGTTCGGCAACGAGGAGACCGAGCACATTACACCGGCGATCGACCTTGCGAAAAAGGAAGGCATCAACGCGAGCGGCCCCTACCCTCCCGACACGGTGTTCACGCGCTCGTTCAAAGGCGAGTTCGACGGCGTGGTGGCCATGCTGCACGACCACGGCTTCGTTGCGCTCAAGTCGCGCGACTTCGAGAGCGGGGTCAACATCACGGTCGGGCTGCCCATCATCCGCACCTCGGTGGGCCACGGCACCGCGTTTGACAAAGCAGGAAAAGGCGTGGCGTCGGAAAAGAGCTTGCTGGCAGCTATTGAAGCTGCTATTCTGCTGTGGAAAAATAAAATTAATAATTAA
- a CDS encoding carboxypeptidase-like regulatory domain-containing protein, producing the protein MRKASLYILLFVSLLLGQTVNITGKVSNTSGQGIAGAVIKIFNTPLSCTSNSDGTYLLTGQVGTLPAGNAVHQTAYSLNYKNGIFTFNGPADMPASAALYDVRGRLVAKVFSGLLTQGTTKVSFSVDKLGKAMLVLRVAIGDKEAKSMLVSTAADHFAVSGSLSKTERLSKTAALDWIQASKSGFASVIQTLDSYNTTVNFTLGVLPAAPDFGPNTHIFDATMSSSSIQGVLDAAHTASSQFGTNRAAFFFKPGSYSVNITVRYYMQAYGLGMSPEDVQVTGTVQATEDGTGSFWRGVEGFSVTPTGGQEVWAVSQADPFRRMHVKGTMSICNSGASGGFISDSKIDGAISTGCAQQFYIRNSVLNGIPSSGIWNFLVQGCDNPPAENWPSGGISVVAKTPLVREKPYVVFDNNAQTYSVFVPALRTNSQGITWDNGTPAGDLLPIDQFYIAIAGTDNATTINAALAQGKNLILTPGIYVVSTPILVQRPNTVVLGLGMATLQAQNGSICLKTADADGIIVANILYEAGTGGDSPCLLQIGDSGSVADHSANPPFVFDLFARCGGSVVGTTKIGAIFNSNNTILDHSWIWRADHGAGAGWNADSTTIRDGLYINGNNCITYGQMVEHWQKYNTVWNGENGQQYFYQNELPYDVPNQASWMEGAVPGIPAIKVTSRATKFYGWGLGIYSYMRRAAITTTNAIEAPKLPGISVHRVVTFALAGDQGTILHAVNDTGAAVKNPSPTMIRFGDYVGH; encoded by the coding sequence ATGAGAAAAGCATCATTATACATCCTTCTTTTTGTATCGCTCCTTCTCGGCCAGACCGTCAACATTACCGGAAAAGTTTCAAACACTTCAGGACAGGGCATCGCCGGCGCGGTGATTAAAATCTTCAATACGCCGTTGTCCTGCACCTCGAATTCCGACGGGACGTATCTGCTGACAGGCCAGGTGGGCACTCTGCCGGCCGGCAATGCCGTTCATCAGACAGCATACAGCCTTAATTACAAAAACGGTATTTTCACTTTTAACGGACCGGCCGACATGCCTGCCTCGGCAGCATTGTACGACGTCCGCGGCAGGTTGGTCGCCAAGGTGTTTTCCGGACTTCTCACACAGGGTACCACCAAGGTCTCCTTCAGCGTGGACAAACTTGGAAAAGCCATGCTGGTGTTGCGTGTGGCAATCGGGGACAAAGAAGCGAAAAGCATGCTGGTTTCCACCGCCGCCGACCACTTCGCCGTTTCCGGTTCGCTTTCCAAAACGGAAAGACTTTCCAAAACCGCGGCCTTGGACTGGATTCAGGCGAGCAAGTCCGGCTTTGCCTCGGTGATCCAGACCTTGGATTCCTACAATACCACGGTCAATTTCACGCTCGGCGTATTGCCGGCCGCTCCCGATTTCGGTCCCAACACCCATATCTTCGACGCAACGATGTCGTCGAGCTCGATCCAGGGCGTTCTCGACGCGGCGCACACTGCGTCAAGCCAGTTTGGAACCAACCGGGCCGCGTTCTTCTTCAAACCCGGCAGCTATTCCGTGAACATCACGGTCAGGTATTACATGCAGGCGTATGGATTGGGTATGTCTCCCGAGGACGTACAGGTAACGGGAACGGTACAGGCGACCGAGGATGGGACGGGATCGTTCTGGCGCGGTGTGGAAGGCTTTTCGGTCACGCCGACGGGCGGCCAGGAAGTCTGGGCCGTTTCGCAGGCCGACCCCTTTAGACGCATGCACGTGAAAGGAACCATGAGCATTTGCAACAGCGGCGCCAGCGGCGGATTCATATCCGATTCCAAAATCGACGGCGCGATTTCAACCGGCTGCGCGCAACAGTTTTACATTCGAAACAGCGTTCTCAATGGAATCCCTTCCAGCGGCATCTGGAACTTTCTGGTTCAAGGCTGCGACAATCCCCCGGCGGAAAACTGGCCCTCGGGCGGCATCAGCGTGGTCGCCAAAACCCCGTTGGTGCGTGAGAAACCCTATGTGGTGTTTGACAACAACGCCCAAACATACTCAGTGTTCGTTCCCGCCCTGCGCACGAACAGCCAGGGTATAACGTGGGACAACGGCACGCCTGCCGGCGATCTGTTGCCGATCGATCAATTTTACATTGCAATCGCGGGAACCGACAATGCCACCACCATTAACGCGGCGCTCGCCCAGGGCAAGAACCTCATCCTCACCCCTGGAATTTACGTGGTCAGCACGCCGATCCTTGTCCAGCGTCCCAACACCGTGGTGCTGGGCTTGGGCATGGCCACGCTGCAGGCGCAGAACGGCTCAATCTGCCTCAAGACAGCGGATGCGGACGGCATCATTGTCGCCAATATTCTGTATGAAGCCGGTACAGGCGGCGATTCGCCTTGTTTGCTCCAAATTGGCGATTCTGGAAGCGTTGCGGACCATAGCGCCAACCCGCCGTTCGTGTTCGATCTGTTTGCCCGCTGCGGCGGCTCCGTTGTAGGCACCACAAAAATCGGCGCGATCTTCAACAGCAACAACACCATCCTGGACCATTCCTGGATCTGGCGCGCAGACCACGGGGCGGGCGCGGGATGGAACGCGGACTCCACTACAATCAGAGACGGCCTTTACATCAACGGCAACAACTGCATCACCTACGGACAAATGGTGGAGCATTGGCAGAAATACAACACGGTATGGAACGGTGAAAACGGCCAGCAGTATTTCTATCAGAATGAGCTTCCCTACGACGTGCCGAACCAGGCGTCGTGGATGGAGGGCGCCGTGCCGGGAATACCCGCAATCAAGGTGACCAGCCGCGCCACGAAATTCTACGGATGGGGACTGGGCATCTATTCCTATATGAGAAGGGCCGCGATCACCACCACGAATGCCATAGAGGCGCCGAAACTTCCGGGAATCTCGGTCCATCGCGTGGTCACCTTTGCGCTTGCCGGAGACCAGGGAACGATTTTACATGCGGTGAACGACACGGGAGCCGCAGTGAAAAATCCAAGTCCCACGATGATCAGATTCGGAGATTATGTGGGTCATTGA
- a CDS encoding leucine-rich repeat domain-containing protein translates to MKKTMFLLLAAAFTLGWCQPKPDETALVRAILDSAGRSSVTVESVTKVDSQGRITVLDLTNKEMEKGGIKSIPSEIGNLKALATLLLGRNEIAEIPPEIGQLKSLVKLDLQYNDLSELPPEIGGCVSLQELDVRQNQLSKLPRELFSLKSLRVLQLWGNRFTSLPEEIGKLTSLRELYLMNNRLMTLPPALTKMKGLTYVDFQDNKLCTPNAELAAWLKKWDDTWKSKQKCW, encoded by the coding sequence ATGAAAAAGACCATGTTCCTTCTCCTCGCCGCGGCGTTCACGCTGGGGTGGTGCCAGCCCAAGCCCGACGAGACAGCCCTGGTGCGGGCCATCCTCGACAGCGCGGGCCGCTCCTCCGTGACCGTGGAAAGCGTCACCAAGGTTGATTCCCAGGGACGAATCACCGTTCTCGACCTTACCAACAAGGAAATGGAAAAGGGAGGGATCAAAAGCATCCCTTCCGAGATAGGGAACCTCAAGGCCCTGGCCACGCTCCTGCTCGGCAGGAACGAAATAGCCGAGATCCCGCCGGAAATCGGCCAGCTCAAATCGCTTGTCAAGCTCGACCTCCAGTACAACGACCTCAGCGAACTGCCGCCGGAAATCGGCGGGTGCGTCAGCCTGCAGGAACTCGACGTGCGCCAGAACCAGCTCTCCAAGCTGCCGCGGGAGCTCTTTTCGCTCAAGTCGCTCAGGGTGCTGCAATTGTGGGGCAACCGCTTCACGTCGTTGCCCGAGGAAATTGGAAAGCTCACGTCCCTCAGGGAGCTCTACCTCATGAACAACAGGCTCATGACGCTCCCGCCGGCCCTCACCAAAATGAAAGGGCTCACCTACGTTGACTTTCAGGACAACAAGCTCTGCACGCCCAATGCCGAACTCGCGGCTTGGCTCAAGAAATGGGACGACACGTGGAAGTCGAAGCAGAAATGCTGGTAA